From the genome of Candidatus Defluviilinea proxima:
CCAGCTACAGATAAGTCCATCAAATCTGGAGATACGGTTTTAGTTCCAAATGCACAGACAGATCCAATTCTTAAGCCGATTCATGCGATCATGAAACAAAGGAACATTCAAAGTGTTCTAGTGACGCCGTTATACTCACGTGACAAGATCATTGGTGTGTTCTCGATAGATACAAATGACCCAACACGTCACTTCGATGATAGCGATATTACTTTGATCGAGACATTGGCGAAGCAACTGGCTAGTGCAATTGAAAGTGCTCAATTGTTTGAAGAGACCAGACACCGTGCTTCCGACTTGTCCACAGTGGCCGCCGTAAGTACTACCACATCCACTGTGCTTGATCCAGACGAGCTTTTGAAAGCCGTTGTAAATATTACGAAAGAACGTTTCGGTCTATATCATGCCCATATCTATCTCACTAATGAAGAGAGCGATTACCTGGATCTAACAGCAGGTGCCGGCGAAGTTGGTCGACAAATGTTAGAGACTGGCTTTAGAATTGACATGGGTGCAGAAAGATCGCTTGTTGCACGTGCCGCTAGAGAAAGACAGGCGATCATCATTAACGATGTACATGATGAGATCGGTTTCTTGCCAAATCCGTTATTGCCTAATACTCAATCCGAAATGGCAGTTCCTATGCTTGTAGGTGACAGAGTGTTGGGTGTGTTTGATGTTCAATCAGACAAAGTTGGCGACTTCACAAGCGAAGATGCCAATATCTATACTACATTGGCATCTCAGGTAGCGATTGCTCTACAGAATGCGCGTCTCTATGTTGAACAAGCCGCAACAGTTACCCAGTTGCGCGAACTTGATCGTCTCAAGTCAGCCTTCCTTGCCAACATGTCGCATGAGTTGCGCACACCGTTGAACTCCATCCTCGGTTTTACCGATGTGATGCTCGAAGGTCTGGATGGCGACTTGACCGAATACATGGATAACGACCTGCGCCTCATCCAAAAGAACGGACGCCACCTCCTGCACCTCATCAACGACGTGCTTGATATGGCAAAGATCGAATCTGGCCGCATGAATCTGCATCCAGAAACGTTCAAGATCCATGAACTCCTTGAAGAGGTTACCAGTATTACAGCTCCGCTTGCCAGTGAAAAGAACCTCTCACTGTTTATTGAACCTGATTCGGATGACGACATCCAGATCTACGCCGATAACACCCGTCTGCGTCAGGTGATGATCAACCTCGTCAACAACTCCATCAAGTTTACCGAGAAAGGCAAAATCTCCCTTTTCGTGAAACCCATCGACGGCGCCCGTGTTTTGATTGCTGTCAAGGATACTGGTATTGGTATTCCGCCAGATCACCTCGAAGCGGTCTTCCAGGAATTTACGCAGGTGGATACTTCTACAACGCGCAAAGCCGGTGGTACAGGCTTGGGCCTGCCCATCAGCCGCCGTCTCATCGAAATGCATGGCGGACGTCTCTGGGCTGAAAGCACCGGCGTTTCTGGCGAAGGTTCAACATTCTTCGTTGAAATGCCTCTTGAAGCCCATGTTGCAGATGTCATCGAAAAACAGGAAAAGTAAAAATGGCGTTACCCAAATATATTGAATGTAATGTCTGCGGTAGTCAACAGCCTTATATAGCGTTCCACCCCACAGTATGCCGGAACTGCAAATCACAATGGCTTGAAGCTCGCTATGACTACGAATCATTCAAACGTGAAATATTGCGTGGTCTTCCCAATCGCCCTTCCAACATGTGGCGTTATCAGGATGTCTTGCCGCTCAACGATCCATCCTCTTTAGATCTTTACCCCGCTGGCGGAACGCCTCTTTGGCTATCGCATCGCTTCGCCCCGGACCTCGGGCATGATTCTGTTTACATCAAAGATGAACGCTACGGTTCGACCTCTTCCTTCAAAGACCGTCAAGCCGCTGGTGCAGTTGCGGCCATGTTGGAAAATGGCATCAAGGAAGCGGTCATTGCCTCTACAGGTAACGCGGCTGTGGCATACGCGGCGGCTTGCGCACGTGCGGGTATCAAACTGTGGGTTTTCATGACCAGTCTTGTTCCGCAGGAAAAACTGCGTGAGGCGGCCTTGTTTGGTGCTGAAGTTATCCGTGTCAGCGGCAACTACGACCAGACCAAGCAGATCGCTGCGCAATTTGCGGAACGCCGTCACCTGTTACTGGATCGGGGAGCAAGCTCGGTGCCCGCCAGAGAATCGATGAAGACCATTGCCTACGAGATTGTGGAACAATTGAATTGGAATGCGCCGGATTGGTACATCCAATCGGTCAGTGGGGGGATGGGCCCCCTCGGTGTGTATCAGGGCTTCAAAGAATTGTTCAACATGGGGTTGATCAAACGTATTCCCAAATTGGCCATCATTCAGGCCGAAGGTTGTTCCCCCATGGTGCAGGCCTTCAAGGCTGGGAAAGATGTTGCTGAACCTGTTATACCCGATACACGTATTACCATCCTTTCCACTGGGGACCCGGGAAAATCCTATACGTATCTTTGGAATATTACGCAAATGCATGGTGGGGTGATGGAATCTGTCACTGATGCTGAGGCTTTTGCGGCAATGCGTACAGTCGCTAAAAGCGAAGGAATGGCCGTTGAGCCGGCTACAGCCGTCGCCTTTGCAGGATTCGAGAAGTTGATCCGCAATGGAACGATTAATGCGGATGAAAAAGTTGTCGTCAATTGTACCGGCCATACGTTCCCCGTTGAAAAGCATGTATTGGGCGAACAATGGGCTGTGGATATTCACCTCAGCCAGGATCAATCGCCTGCACCACGTGAGGGGTTGAAGGCTGCACTCGAAAATTTAGATGAAAAGGCAACGACCGTTCTGTTGGTGGATGATAACCCGGATGATGCTTTGCTCATCCGCCGTTTGCTCGAAGGAAGAAAAGCGTATCGTGTCTATCATGCGAAGGATGGTTGGGAAGGGCTGGCGATGGCACGCCAGAAGTTACCCGACTTGATCGTTTCAGACCTGACCATGCCGGGCATTGATGGGTTTGGGCTGGTGGAGGAACTCAAACTTGACCCGCGTACGAAAAATATCCCTGTGGTGGTTGTGAGCGCCAAGGATATTACAGATGAGGAGAGAACACGTTTGCAGGGGCATATTGAAGCCCTGTACCAAAAAGGTTCACTGCCTCCACGTAGATTTGTGGACCAAGTGGTACAGGTGATCGAGGAGAAAAGTATGGAGCAAGGAGAATAAACGCGTTATGGCTAACAATGTTGTATTGTACATTGAAGACAATCCAGATAATATGACACTGGTGCAACGCGCCCTGGAATCCCGAGGGTATAAGTTACTAAAGGCCGTTAATGGTTTAACCGGGGTGGAGCTTGCAGAAAAGGAGGAGATCAATCTCATCCTTCTTGATATCAACCTGCCGGATATTGATGGCTATGAAGTGGCACGTCGTTTGCGCGCCAGCAGTAAATTGGCGCTTAAAACAGTTCCCATCATTGCTGTTACGGCGAATGCTCTGAAAGGCGACGCGGATAAGGCCCTAAGCGCAGGCTGTGATGTGTATATGTCCAAGCCTATTAACATTCGTGAGCTGTGGGCCAGGGTTGAGGCATTTGTTCCTACATCCGATATGTGATGTAGGGTTCAATCCCCGTTCAGCGGGAATTATTTTCAAAAAGGAGAAAGTGTATGTACGGTAAGAAAAGTTCTTATGGAAAGTATCGCATGTTATGGACGTTAGTCTCTGTGGTGGTGGTAATGTCTCTACTCTTGAGTGGATGCGGCCAGGCGCAGGAGAAAAAGGTCTACCGTGTTGGAGTATTATCTGGGTTAAGCGCTTTTGCCCCAATATTTGACGGGTTCAAAGCTCAAATGACTGAGTTGGGCTATATTGAGGGGGAAAACATTACTTATGATGTGCAGTCCACTGAAACGGATATTGAAGCTTACAAACGCATCACTAAAAAATTCGTGGAAGATAAGGTCGATTTGATCTTTGTGTTCCCCACAGAGGCTTCGATGGAAGCAAAGGCGGCCACCCAAGGCACTGATATCCCGGTGGTCTTTGCCATGTCTTTCACAGATGTTGCAGGAGTTGACCTGATCGATAGCGTGCGTGAACCAGGTGGAAACATTACCGGTGTCCGTTTCCCCAGCGTGGATATCGCTGTCAAACGTTTGGAGTTCCTATCTCAAATGGTCCCTGATGCAAAGCGGATACTTGTGCCGTATCTTAAGGGCTATCCCAGTGTGCCTGGCCAATTGGATGCGATCCGCCCACAAGCGGAAAACTTGAAAATTGACCTGATTGAATATAGTGCCAGTAGCCCGGACGAATTACAGGCTGAAATGGATAGACTTGCTACCGCAGGGCCTGACGAAGGCATTGACGCCATCTTAATAATAGCAGAACCTTTGGGGAATACCCCGTCTTTTTACACTATTCTCGGTAAGTATAGCTATGACCATAACGTTCCGATTGGCGGGTCTCTGATGTCTGTTGATGGTTATGATTCCATCTTTGGGTTGCGCCCCGATTCTTTAGCCGTTGGTAAAGAGGCTGCATCTCTCGCAGATAAGGTCTTAAAAGGCACTCCAGCTGGTACCATACCTGTCTTTACGTCTGATAGCTCCTTCCAGATCAACTACAAGGTTGCTCAGAAATTGGGCGTCACGGTGCCGGAAGGTTTGCTTAAGCAGGCAGATGATATCATCCGATAGTAGATTGATTGTCCTTTGCCTCGCGTGAATTAATACGGTATGCGGAAGCAGAAACCTGCTTCCGCATAGTTATTTAAACGGACTCATTCCTTTCGTCTTGAGCATATCTCCAAATACGATGAACTTCACTTGTATATAGATAAATTTTGGCCCTATCCAATTGGCTAGGTAAAGACTACTCTGTAGACAGATGCACATGGACCTCGCTTGCCGTACACTACAAGCGAGGTCCGACTGATTCATATTGTTATCACTGATTTTTTTTCATAAAGGTGCGTCCCATGCTGAAGTTGTTGCAACATTAACGCCTCTTCTGCGTAAAGATATATACATCAACGGTCTTAACGCTGATCTAGGCGACTATATACAAAAATAGTGAACTTGAAAGGAGAAAGAAAATGCAAACGAATCGTTCTAATGCTGGTGCGCTTGTTGTGGGTGCGATCATGGTCACCTTCGGCGTATTGGCTCTGGCAGGTCAGGTTTTTCGCAATATAAATTGGGGTTTCCTATGGCCCTTTATTGTGATTTCCATCGGTGCTGTTTTTTTTGTGGCAATGTTCGCAGGCGGTAAACAGACTGCGGCACTTGCGATCCCTGGCAGTATCATTGGTGGGGTTGGGTTGGTGCTGTTATTCCAGAACATCACGCAACACTGGGAATCCATGTCCTATTTCTGGACGTGGATCATCATGTTCGTAGGGTTGGAATCTACATCATGGGTGCGTATAGTGGTGACACGAGTCAAAAAGAGGCTGGTGCCCGTGTGATAAAGATTGGCCTGATTCTGTTCGTCATCTTTGGCACATTTTTCGAGATGATCTTCTCATCGTTCAGCAATTTGATCTTCCCGATCCTGCTCATTCTGTTGGGTGCCTATCTGGTCTTGAATCATTCGGGCCTTCTCAGCCGCAGAAAAGATGAATCGTCGACAGATGCAATTCCACCCGTAAGTTAAGAAGCGTTTTATCGTGTGTTGCGTACCTATTGGCTGGATAAGTTTCCAGCTGAGTACAGTCTCCTTGTGAAATCAATCCTGTTTAACGCAACGCACTCATTCCTTATCAAAAGAAAGAAGCATAATTATGTCTAATCGTCCCCGATCTATATTTGGCCCATTACTTCTCATCGCCGCAGGAGTGATCTGGCTCCTTGTCAAATCTGGCAACATTCCTACCTCGAATCTTTGGGCGCTGACCCACATCTGGCCCTACGTTCTCATCGCGGCAGGCGTTGGCCTGATCCTGCGTTCTTATTGGAGATACGCGTCCGTGTTGATGGATGTTGTCATCATTGGCGGTGCATTGTATGCAGTTATGTCTGCCCCTCAACTTGGCTGGGACAACCCCTCCATGGTTACCATGTTCGATGACAGTAGTTTTTATGTTGGCGTAGGTAAACCTGGCTCTGGCAATGTGATCACAGAAACACGTGAGGCCAGTGGTTATACCTCCATCAAAGTGAACTATCCCGCGCGGGTTATTGTGATGCAAGGCCCGAAAGAGTCGATCAAGATCGAAGCTGAGGATAACCTGCTTCCGAATTTACAGACCCGCGTCCGTGGCGATACGCTTGATATTTTCTACAAAGTCAATGACGATGGGTATGTCAACCCTACTAAACCCGTCAAGATTACGGTCGTTGTCAAAGAACTCAAGGATGTACATTTCGATAGCGCTGGCGCGCTTATCCTTGACGGTATCAAAACGGATAGCCTCGATGTTTCGGTCAGCGGCGCTGGTAACCTGGAAGTAAATGATCTTGATGCGAAGAAGTTCTCCGTTGACCTGAGCGGTGCAGGCAGTATGTCTGCCACTGGTGAAGCAGACGATTTTGATCTGAACATCAGCGGCTTTGGTAGTTTCAACGGTAAAGACTTACACAACAAGACCGCTCGTGTTAATCTTAGTGGCGCAGGCAGTGCCACCGTGTGGGTTGACGATACCCTCGACGCAACGATCTCGGGCGCTGGCTCAGTCAACTACTACGGCTCACCCGAAGTAACCAAGCAGGTCAGTGGCCTTGGTGGTGTTAGTAAATCTGGTGATAAGTAAACGAACCTTTTACTCGAATGGCAAAAGACTCTTCCGTTGGTGGGGGAGTCTTTTGTTGTTACTCAATGGCAGGTCTTGATATGAATAAAATCATCTCGCAAGTGATGGAACTCCAGCAACAACCCACGCCTTTTACACCCGGCGATGCCTTGTTTTGGAATGATCCGCATATTTCAACTCAATTATTGAAAGTGCATCTCGACCCAACTATGGACGCCGCCAGCCGTACCCCAACAACCATAGATCGCTCTGTAAAATGGCTGACAAAAATTCTTGGATTACAACCCGGCGCCTCACTTCTGGACCTGGGCTGTGGTCCCGGTTTATATGCATCTCGCCTTGCTCAAGCCGGGTTCCACATCACAGGCGTGGATTATTCGCGCAACTCCATTGAATACGCTACCAAGTATGCAGAAGAAAATAACTTACAGGTTATCTATCGTTACCAAAATTACCTCGAACTGGAGGACGAAAATCTGTACGATGCGATGTTCCTTATCTACGGGGATTTCTGCCCGCTTAACCCAAGTCAGCGCTCTACACTTTTGCGGAATGTTCATCGTGCTTTGAAGCCGAATGGCGCATTTGTATTGGACGTTTCCACGCGTGTGCATCGAAGGAAATATGGCAACAAGAACCGCTGGTATGCCTCCGAAAGCGGATTCTGGAAACCCGGTCCGCACCTTGTGTTGGAAGAAGGCTTCGATTACCCCGAGCAATCCATTTGGCTTGACCAATATACCGTTATCGAAGCGGATGGAAAAGTATCCGTCTATCGCAATTGGTTCCAGGATTACACCCCTGAGACGATCACCGCAGAATTGAAGCAAGGCGGCTTTTCTGTCGAAAGCCTGTGGGGCGATTTGACAGGCGACACCTATACCCCCGAAAGCGAATGGATCGGGCTTTTCGCGCGCAGAAATTAAAAAAACTAGCCACTTGGCCAGTTAAAAGACTCTCCTTGCGAAGGGTGAGTCTTTTAATATTTGGGAATAAGATAACCTAAAATCTGGGAGTGTAGCTCCATCCCGTTCAAAACCCCGCGAACAGCTTGCCTGGCAGGGTGTTTTTGTAGCTAGATTGACTATTCGTTCGGAGGCAGTCCATGGAAGTCGTTCGCTTGACGCTCGATGACATTATCCAAATGACCTTAGATGTTGGGGATGATTGGGCTGTTTCTCATGCTGAACGATTGTTGAAACTGATCGAAGATATTGGTACGGGAATGGTTTATGATTTTTCGGTCATGGAATTAGCGGCATATATGCATGATTGGGGCGCATTTCCCACTTATGCCCAAAAAGATGTGGAGCATGCCCTTCGTTCACGAACTGTTGTGGAGACGGAGATTCTTCCATGTTTAGAACTGACGTCGACACAATCCCAAAATCTGCTTGAAGCTATTGAACTCCACGATTACCGCGACACACGTCCAACAAAATCAAATGAAGCTTTATTATTGCGCGAAGCAGACATGCTCGAATTCCTCGGCATGATGGGCTTGGCGCGCGAGTTTGCGCGCGGACCCAAAGATGTGGATGTTTGCTACAAACGCGTTTTATCGCGACGGGCTGATATTGAAGGCCGTTTCACTATTCCACGCGCACAGGAGATCGCTCGAGTCCGCTTGGAAAGAATGGAACAATGTTTGCACTGGTTGGAAGAAGAAAGTTTTGGAGTGTTGTAAACAAACAGGAGCGGTTTCAGCGGCCGTTCCTGTTCGTTTAATAGGTATCTGCTATTAGTGGGGGATGTGTACTGACCTTGAAGAACGCTTCGCTTCTAAGCCAAACCTGTTTCTGTATAATGATCTTTCAGCAATCCCTTTTGCGAAGCGACCGCGATCGCGGCGGCGCGTGAATCAACCCCCAACTTGTTATAAATACTTGCGAGATGTGCTTTGACCGTCCGCTCGGAGATGCCGAGTTGAATAGCAACCTCTTTGCTTCGTTCACCTTGTGCTACCGCATTCAGCACTTCGAGTTCACGGTCAGTCAGGTTGATGAGCTCAATGGATTCGATCTTTGCTACACTCTTTTGTGAAAGCACCCGCGCCATGATCTCAGGCTTGAGCAACGTCTCACCGCGTGCGGCGGCGCGGATGGTGTTGAACAATGTGTTGCGGTCAGTATCTTTTAATAAGTAGCCATGTGCGCCTGCCTGCAATCCGCGCAACATGAGTTCATCTTCATTGAAAGTAGTCAGAATAACAACAGCGATGTTCGGTTGTTCGACGTGCAGTTTTTCAATGGCGGTCAAGCCGTCCATGTTGGGCATGCGCAAATCCATGAGCACCACATCGGGTTTGAGTTTTTTGCAGAGGCTCAATGCTTCGGCGCCATCAGATGCTTCACCGATTAACTCAAAATCACTTTCGGTTTCGAGAATCAAACGCAATCCCTGACGGATGATGAGGTGATCGTCTGCGATGAGAATCTTTATCATAGGGGTATATCAATTCTAATCGTTGTCCCCTTGCCGTTTTCACTTTGGATTTCGACATCTCCATTCACCAGGCGGACCCGTTCTTTGATTCCAAGAATCCCATAGTGACCTGATGGGATGGAAGACGCGTCGAAACCCTGACCATCATCCTGAATCGTGATCGAGACGCCTTTGTCTTTCATCCTAACATTTACTGTTACGTTTCGTGCTTTGGCATGATTGGCAACATTGGTAAGGGACTCAGTCAAAGCGCGGATCAAAGTCTCAGTAATGGTAGCAGGCATGGGCGGGATTGGATCCGAATGGAAAAGGATGGGGATGCCAGTGGCGGTTGTGAAGCGGTCAATTTCAAGGCGGAGAGCAGAGTCCAGATCATCCAAAGAAGGTTGACGAAGATCATCAATGGCACGACGTGCCTCGGCGAGGGTGGAACGGGCTTGCACCATGGCATTCCCGATAATGGACTGTGCCTTATCGTTGTTGTTGCTGGTGAGATAGGCATCGGTGGCTTCGAGTTGGAGGATAAGACCCGCAAGGCCTTGCGAGAGGGTATCGTGCAATTCGCGCGCCATGCGTTGACGTTCAGTCGCGATGGTGAGGTCCTCAACACGGGCGGCGTATTCGGTCAGTTGGCGGTTGGCGGATTCGAGTTCATCAGCGAGGGCTTGTGCCCGTTCGCGTGCTTCGGTTTGGCGCAGATAGAGCGTGACGTATAAACTGATGAAAATGATGACGGGGATAACGGTGGCAAGCCAATAAATGGCGTTTTCGAGATTTGTAAATAAGACCAGATTAACAAGGGAGAGGGAAAGAAAATAAAGTGTGGAGAGAGCGCTCCATCGGCTGATGCCGAGAAAGCCGATGGACTCGCCGATGAGCGCCATGTACAGCGAGAAGACCATGCCTGTGTTGTGGGACATGTCTGTAATGAATAAGGCAAGCAACCCTTGAACGATGATATACAGAGCTTTACGTTTTGGGACTTTGATAATGGAGACGACCATCCAATGGAGCACGATGTGGATGACCATCAGAATCGTGAATTGCGCTCCGTACCAGAATTGATGCAAGGCTGGGTTGTTCGAGAAAGACACAAAGTACATGCCAGCCAGAATGAAGGTCATGAACAAAAAGAAGATGCGGTAGTCGTGCTCGACTTTACTTGAGGTTTCTTTTAGGGTTTTCATGGCAATGGGATTGTATCGCAGTTGGGGTTTTATGCCATTGTGCGAGTGTACATTGTACGAAGGTACAGTGTACGTTTTCCCGAAGGCTCAATTGTGACACAATGGAACGGCCCGTATACTGATGCAAGCTCAAATGCTATCCACTTGGACAGGTTGAAACTAAACCAATGGAAGATGCTCATTCAAAATACCAGTTCTATACTGAGGTCAATCAAGGAGAATTTATGAACGCAATCGAAGTCAATCATCTGAAAAAATCGTTTGGTGATTTTCAAGCCGTGCAGGATGCAAGTTTCAAAGCGGACTCTGGCGAAGTGTTGAGCCTGCTGGGTCCGAACGGGGCAGGGAAATCCACCACGATCTCCATGCTCTCGGGCCTGCTCGCTCCGACTGGTGGCGACGCAACTATTATGGGACATTCGGTCACGAAAGAGCCAGCCGAGGCCAAGGCAAGTCTTGGTGTGGTGCCACAGGATATTGCTTTGTATCCCGATCTTTCGGCACGTGAGAATCTAGTCTTTTGGGGAAAGATGTATGGCTTGCGCGGTGGCGCGCTAAAGACCCGCGTGGATGAAGTGCTGGAGATCATCGGGTTGGCTGACAGGCAGAAGGATCACGTTGGCAAGTTCTCGGGCGGCATGAAGCGACGTGTCAACATCGGTGCGGCGTTGTTGCATAAGCCCGATGTCATCATCATGGATGAGCCGACTGTGGGTATCGATCCGCAGAGCCGCCGTCATATTTTGGATAATGTCAAAGAATTGAATCAGCAAGGCATGACAGTGCTATACACCACACATTACATGGAAGAAGCCGCCGAACTTTCACGCCACATTGCCATCATGGATAAGGGCAAGGTCATTGCCTATGGCACGCATGATGAGTTGATCAAAATGGTTGGCGAACAGACACGCATCGACGTGACTCTTAATACGGAAGGCGAGAAGGTACTCGATGTTTGGCGTGCGACCGAAGGCGTTTCGAAGATCGATGCGCTCGATGGTAAGGTCACGGCTCTCGTTGATGACTCGAATCGTGTATTGCCTCGTCTGTTCGATGCCGCGTCCAAAGTGAATGTACGCATCACGTCCGTGGATATTCAGGAGCCGAATCTTGAAACCGTGTTCCTGCATCTTACGGGTCGTGCATTGAGGGATTAATATGAAAATTCTCGATATCGCTTTCAAAGATTTGACCCGTTCCTTCCGCAGTGTATTTGCTATTGGGATGATGGTCATCGCGCCACTGATGTTGACGGGTTTGATCTACTTCGCTTTTGGTGGTGGCGGTTCAAGCGACAGCCCGAGCATGCCCATCATTAAAGTGGGCTTTGTCAATCTGGATGCTTTACCTGCCGATGCTCCCATTGAGGCGCCGCTTGGTGATAATGTCCGTTCGATGTTTTTTGATGACAGTGTCAAGTCATGGATCACAGCCGCAGATTACACAGACGAATCCTCCGCGCGCACTGCGTTGGATAAGCAAGAGATCGGTGTGGCAGTCATTGTTCCGCAAAACTTCACGGAACGTTTCCTCAGCGGAGACAAGGATGTGCAGGTGTTGGTCGTGAGCGACCCGACCTTATCCATTGGTCCAGCCGTGGTGCAGAACATGGTTACCATGATGTTGGATGGAGTGGACGGAGGCGGGATCGCATTACAAACTTTCCAGGAACGTCAGAAGGCAAACGGCATCACCACTGATCCTGCGCAAATCCCAGCATGGGTCGAGCGCTTCGGCAATTGGTACGCTGATTTCCAACGAAATCTCTTTCATCATCCTGAGAAGGCGGCTTTTGTGATCGTTGCTCCAGCCGCAGGTGAAACGGAAACTACCAATCCCATCCAAAAAGTAATGGGTGTGACGATGGCCGGGCAGATGATCTTCTTTGCCTTCTTTACAGGTGCCTATTCGATGATGTCCATTTTGCGTGAAGATGAAGAAGGGACATTGGCTCGCTTGTTCACCACACCAACGGACCGTACGTCCATTCTCATTGGTAAGTTTTTAGCAGTGTTCTTCACTGTCATCTTGCAAGGGTTGGTGTTGATGGTCGCTGGTCATTATGCTTTTGGCATCAATTGGGGTGAACCTGTTGGGGTAGCGCTGGCGTTGACGGGTCAGGTTGTAGCCGCAACGGGACTTGGTGTGTTGTTGATTTCTTTCGTAAAGAACTCGCAACAGGGAGGACCTGTTCTAGGTGGCGGGCTCACAACGTTGGGTATGCTCGGTGGTTTATTTACCGCAAATGTCCCAGGTGCCATGCCTGCGGCAATGAATGTGATC
Proteins encoded in this window:
- a CDS encoding ABC transporter substrate-binding protein → MYGKKSSYGKYRMLWTLVSVVVVMSLLLSGCGQAQEKKVYRVGVLSGLSAFAPIFDGFKAQMTELGYIEGENITYDVQSTETDIEAYKRITKKFVEDKVDLIFVFPTEASMEAKAATQGTDIPVVFAMSFTDVAGVDLIDSVREPGGNITGVRFPSVDIAVKRLEFLSQMVPDAKRILVPYLKGYPSVPGQLDAIRPQAENLKIDLIEYSASSPDELQAEMDRLATAGPDEGIDAILIIAEPLGNTPSFYTILGKYSYDHNVPIGGSLMSVDGYDSIFGLRPDSLAVGKEAASLADKVLKGTPAGTIPVFTSDSSFQINYKVAQKLGVTVPEGLLKQADDIIR
- a CDS encoding pyridoxal-phosphate dependent enzyme; its protein translation is MALPKYIECNVCGSQQPYIAFHPTVCRNCKSQWLEARYDYESFKREILRGLPNRPSNMWRYQDVLPLNDPSSLDLYPAGGTPLWLSHRFAPDLGHDSVYIKDERYGSTSSFKDRQAAGAVAAMLENGIKEAVIASTGNAAVAYAAACARAGIKLWVFMTSLVPQEKLREAALFGAEVIRVSGNYDQTKQIAAQFAERRHLLLDRGASSVPARESMKTIAYEIVEQLNWNAPDWYIQSVSGGMGPLGVYQGFKELFNMGLIKRIPKLAIIQAEGCSPMVQAFKAGKDVAEPVIPDTRITILSTGDPGKSYTYLWNITQMHGGVMESVTDAEAFAAMRTVAKSEGMAVEPATAVAFAGFEKLIRNGTINADEKVVVNCTGHTFPVEKHVLGEQWAVDIHLSQDQSPAPREGLKAALENLDEKATTVLLVDDNPDDALLIRRLLEGRKAYRVYHAKDGWEGLAMARQKLPDLIVSDLTMPGIDGFGLVEELKLDPRTKNIPVVVVSAKDITDEERTRLQGHIEALYQKGSLPPRRFVDQVVQVIEEKSMEQGE
- a CDS encoding response regulator transcription factor, translating into MIKILIADDHLIIRQGLRLILETESDFELIGEASDGAEALSLCKKLKPDVVLMDLRMPNMDGLTAIEKLHVEQPNIAVVILTTFNEDELMLRGLQAGAHGYLLKDTDRNTLFNTIRAAARGETLLKPEIMARVLSQKSVAKIESIELINLTDRELEVLNAVAQGERSKEVAIQLGISERTVKAHLASIYNKLGVDSRAAAIAVASQKGLLKDHYTETGLA
- a CDS encoding response regulator; the encoded protein is MANNVVLYIEDNPDNMTLVQRALESRGYKLLKAVNGLTGVELAEKEEINLILLDINLPDIDGYEVARRLRASSKLALKTVPIIAVTANALKGDADKALSAGCDVYMSKPINIRELWARVEAFVPTSDM
- a CDS encoding class I SAM-dependent methyltransferase yields the protein MNKIISQVMELQQQPTPFTPGDALFWNDPHISTQLLKVHLDPTMDAASRTPTTIDRSVKWLTKILGLQPGASLLDLGCGPGLYASRLAQAGFHITGVDYSRNSIEYATKYAEENNLQVIYRYQNYLELEDENLYDAMFLIYGDFCPLNPSQRSTLLRNVHRALKPNGAFVLDVSTRVHRRKYGNKNRWYASESGFWKPGPHLVLEEGFDYPEQSIWLDQYTVIEADGKVSVYRNWFQDYTPETITAELKQGGFSVESLWGDLTGDTYTPESEWIGLFARRN
- a CDS encoding ABC transporter ATP-binding protein, which translates into the protein MNAIEVNHLKKSFGDFQAVQDASFKADSGEVLSLLGPNGAGKSTTISMLSGLLAPTGGDATIMGHSVTKEPAEAKASLGVVPQDIALYPDLSARENLVFWGKMYGLRGGALKTRVDEVLEIIGLADRQKDHVGKFSGGMKRRVNIGAALLHKPDVIIMDEPTVGIDPQSRRHILDNVKELNQQGMTVLYTTHYMEEAAELSRHIAIMDKGKVIAYGTHDELIKMVGEQTRIDVTLNTEGEKVLDVWRATEGVSKIDALDGKVTALVDDSNRVLPRLFDAASKVNVRITSVDIQEPNLETVFLHLTGRALRD
- a CDS encoding DUF2807 domain-containing protein — protein: MSNRPRSIFGPLLLIAAGVIWLLVKSGNIPTSNLWALTHIWPYVLIAAGVGLILRSYWRYASVLMDVVIIGGALYAVMSAPQLGWDNPSMVTMFDDSSFYVGVGKPGSGNVITETREASGYTSIKVNYPARVIVMQGPKESIKIEAEDNLLPNLQTRVRGDTLDIFYKVNDDGYVNPTKPVKITVVVKELKDVHFDSAGALILDGIKTDSLDVSVSGAGNLEVNDLDAKKFSVDLSGAGSMSATGEADDFDLNISGFGSFNGKDLHNKTARVNLSGAGSATVWVDDTLDATISGAGSVNYYGSPEVTKQVSGLGGVSKSGDK
- a CDS encoding sensor histidine kinase, producing MKTLKETSSKVEHDYRIFFLFMTFILAGMYFVSFSNNPALHQFWYGAQFTILMVIHIVLHWMVVSIIKVPKRKALYIIVQGLLALFITDMSHNTGMVFSLYMALIGESIGFLGISRWSALSTLYFLSLSLVNLVLFTNLENAIYWLATVIPVIIFISLYVTLYLRQTEARERAQALADELESANRQLTEYAARVEDLTIATERQRMARELHDTLSQGLAGLILQLEATDAYLTSNNNDKAQSIIGNAMVQARSTLAEARRAIDDLRQPSLDDLDSALRLEIDRFTTATGIPILFHSDPIPPMPATITETLIRALTESLTNVANHAKARNVTVNVRMKDKGVSITIQDDGQGFDASSIPSGHYGILGIKERVRLVNGDVEIQSENGKGTTIRIDIPL